ttttatttatatatactcaaataaatgattttttgcaatgcgaaaaatgtacctaaaattgtcgagtagggcaagtgcgacacagttaatagtcgtaatGCGCACTTTCACCTGATACATATATAACCAAACTTTTTATAGAATAAGTTTTagtaatatgaattattattataataattttatacttaacagcagaattttttgtactccaaggtattttgttttgagccgacttaaataaaagggcgtattagttaattcgtttttacacaagaaaaactgaaatatcttggtctagagcaactttacgtgaataggttgctgttcgatcaggcacgttatctggatataatgcagctaaaacatatcaaatgtcataaggccaaattctaagtaattgagttataacgcattcaaaattgttaattcctaaatttttgtatattttttttagtttttagaaatgaaatggattttatattagggctaacatttttattccaacatatccgcacacaaaactctaacatagcaaaaagttatatatcaataaaaattctaaaatgttttcaagccctgatttacatatatatggcgcacttaccccgaatttgatttgacagccatagtttgttataatattaattgattaaaaattatccaagagcaatgagtgtcaaacttatttctctatggactaaagtgagtgttttctttataatgtttcatattggcgtttttacacaggcgcacttaccccatttctggaggcaagtgcgcctactaccattttttactttgagcaaaatattattaatttatggtccgatttccttgaatggctataggttgttatcacaaaataccaaatattcttaaattaataaaattatattcttaagtcagcacaaaaagaaattattttgcattgaatccagctatgaaaattttatggcgcacttcccccgactgaccttatagcctatagcactccaggaacaaagtgctatccaacacaaaaatatttttttcagatcgatctgatagttcctgcgattagccattactgctccgctcctattggtcatagcgtgatgatatataccccatagtactccacgaacaaagaactatccaacacaaaaatattttttcagtttgaaccggtagttcctgagattagccattactgctccgctcctattggtcatagcgtgatgatatatagcctatagcactacactaataaagagctatccaacacaaaaataatttttcagttcgaaccggtagttcctgagattagtcattactgctccgctcctattggccatagcgtgatgatatataactttgagcactccacaaacaaaggactattcaacacaaaaatatgttttcagttcgaatcggtagttcctgagattagccattactgctccgctcctattgggtatagcgtgatgatatatagcctatagcactccacgaacaaagggctatccaacgcaaaagaatttttcagtttggaccggtagttcctgagattagccattactgccccgctcctattgggtatagcgtgatgatatatagcctatagcactccacgaacaaagggctatccaacgtaaaaagaatttttcggtttggaccggtagttcctgagattagcgcgttcaaacaaacaaacaaacaaactcttcagctttatataatagtatagattactagCGCACCGCTGCACCATTCCATGTGAAATGGCACAACAGCGAGCCGTAACAACCATCCAGTCTACTGGCAATCTGGGGAATGCTCTTGAAGCTGGCCCGCACCCTGCTTACCAGACATGCGCACCTCTTGCGCATTATAGTGTAAAAATAATCTGCACGGGCGTCCGCAAACATTCCAGATGCACTACAGAAACGGGGCAACCCCACCAGCACTCTGAAAGCATTGAACTCTAAGGGCGCTGTACGATTTCCGCGAGTACCTAGCCCAGAGGCTGCGCGTGTAGAATGCTGAACAATAGGCACGACAGagtgtaattttaacattaagcGTGCAACGTGAGATCCTGTAAACCAGCATATTCGCCCTTATCGACAGCGTCCTCCGCCACATTCAACATCCGCATGGTCATTGAGTTAATATGTGGCCACGGTACTTGTATACATCCTCTGCAAAGGTATACCATTAAGCAgaacaatagggtaccggactcattttcgttctttactattatcaaatatttacataatataaattataacacagaaggaattattaaaatccggtacaaaatcaacaagtttttaaatttcggcggaaggggtaattaacaagacacagaaaagagacgaaataccgacatgtgacgtcatcggaaattacgacgcgtgcgaaagaaagagatgaagcgttatccccacatcgcgcccacttctgcacgttacaatattttaaatatgaattactcgctcattttttaaccaatttttatgcagttttcgcaggagtgcttctttttcatattactaatcattacatatagaataatgtacaaaaccaagcataggccggtcccctattgggaCACTCTAAAGTTGCTTACTTTCAGTCTCAAATACCATTAATTCCGCTTTTTACAGTTGTAAGATAGGCCATGTAACATCGAGTATTACTCACACTTTGCGACTAATTATCTGAGAATCCCTTTTGTCCTTCGAACAGTTGAAAatcattgatattttatttttagggtttTATACTTGAATAGGAATCATTGTATGATCACTGTTGTCAGTTTGACTGTCTGACGAGATCCTTTTCTAAGGAACGCAATACTGATATTTATACCAAATAAGTACTCGGGTATATACATTccttcagctgtgaaaaaaacATCGCGATCAAAAGATTAACTGTCGCATATTTTGAGATTTCACCaaggaatcaaaacctatacaCACTTCTCCGTTAATcgatcatgaaatttggcaagaagcaatgtgGTTAAATAAGGTACAGATTACGTCAGCAAGTTTTCGCAGCAATAATTTCCATATTTGCGTCACTAGacgcaatatttaaattaaactattttacgaattttatcgcggttgaatattatagttttctcccgacgtttcgaagactttgcagccttcgtggtcacggggggggaccGACTGAATGACtgatgaaggctgcagtcttcgaaacgtcgggagaaaattaaaatattaaaaccgcgataaaattcgtaaaatagtttaatttagatgcaatatttcaataatacacATGCGACTCGCCGCAAGCAACTACTGTAAGGTTCAAAATTTTCAGAATTTAGCATGCCGTTATGTTAAAGCTGTTAATATCGCTTCAGGAAAtcaacttctgcaagtttcCCTATTAATATCTAAACCTCGCTTTAGGTAGAGTGAATAAAAAGAAACcataggtaaaaaatatttttattaaaaaacaatggaAGCGTTGTGCTGAATGTAAACACTTtttgcattaacaaaaaatgaGTTCTTAACAATAACATGatcggaaataaaaaaaaatatcacgcaaatataaaatattttacgtccTTTACagaaacagattttttatagaattaatttgaaaaaaggcgaaaataattttgttcacAAACACAATGATAAAATGAAGTCTGTGAACAAATAAGCTAATACCAACTGTATTGCATACATGAGTTTTGACCTATCTACAATGAAACCACTGCACAGGAACGCTGGAGCCTTGCAGCGCCTTTCTATTCAAGTCCCAAATACAAAATACccaacaatttaataataaaaatgcctattgtttgaaatttatacaccaatatttaaatgtagGATTACCTATGGACAAAAATATTAACCTCAGATTGGCAAAATAATGGACTTGAGCGAAACTTTTCGAAAAATTGTTATTAGGTTCAAAAAACAGAGAAAAATGTGCTTCATCCAAATATGTGTAAAAATCAATTTTGCTTGAGTCAATTTGCCTGCCAGTTGTAATACAGAAAAGGGGTGAAAAAATCTTAAGGGGTGAAACTAATGAAATATAATCTAAAGCTTTGCGTGAATATAAAGCttcaaagcaaatattttttgttataaaagatttaaCAAATAGGCGATATTATCAAATAGATCTCCTATATTGAAATAGTTTGAAATTAATGCAAGCGAAAGCTTATAATCTCAATTATTTTCATCCCTTAAGTTATTCGTCCCCTATTACTGATAGGGGATTAAGATATTgcttatttcatttatattaaaggaaGAAATGGATAATTTAGGAACCAATACAAGTAGTATAGgggataaatattaaaacccttaatataaaaattaaaatatttcaataattaaattatacaaaaattatctAACTATTgcctatattttattgtacctTTGAATTtaagcaaattattttttatgaaataaccaagattttattttttataactatgaCATTGATCTGGCTGCTAGGGGTCACAGATTCGACCCCAAAACAAAACTATTACTGTAATACCAAAAACCCAAAATCTTAAAACAGAGTTTTCATTAAATagctgcaattaacactacaCTAACGAAAATGTTAACTTTACAgaagtaaaaaataagataaattttatcataCAGATTTCTTAATGAACGTTTTGTGTGATTcaagaaaactttattttatatataaaaaaatgagattttataaggtattcaaaaccaaaaaaatgattattttgcaTTATAACGAAAATTAGCTAAAAATCAACCTAGCGTAGTATTCATTGCTGTCGCATTgaaacaattttacaattatatgttACAACGGGCAATTGACTATGTACAATTAGCTAAGTCCGAGGTTCGAGTCCGGTCAGAGGTCCTTGTGGACGGGACACACGACGCCGCGGCACGTGTCGCCGTAGTCCGCGCAGGGCCGGTCCGCCGGCTTCAACGGCTCAGCTTTGGGACAGAACTGGATTACACTGGAATTAGAACACATATttgatcaaaaaaaaaattcacgtcgaattgataacttccttctttttttgaagtcggttaaaaataaagaacatctgaaaaagcggcgatagcctagttgcttgtggaacggactgccgagacaaatgtccgcaggttcgaaatcCAAGAGCACACATCCGTAAAATTtctaaatcatgtgtgtattctttgtgaattatcgcttgctttaacggtgaaggaaaacatcgtgaggaaacctgcacatctgagaagttctctataggaatttcgagggtgtgtgaagtctaccaacacgtactaggccagcgtggtggactaaggcctaatccctctcagtagtagaggaggcccgtgctcagcagtgggacagtatatcatacagggctgatattatatttattactagcttttgcccgcggctccgcccgcgttataaagtttttcggctaaagttttcctttataaaagtcacactatatattttcccgggagcctatgttcttcccaggatctcaaactgtctccataccaaatttcatcttaatacgttgggtagtttttgagtttaacacgttcaggcagacagatacaactttgttttataatatatttttgtagaactttttaagaggaacaatcccgtcatacatcattgttacataactttaaccgtttacgtaccgcacgcaacggaagctctcataactaataaattttccccgtctgcaaaatgtttcattactgctccactcctattggtcatagcatgatgatatatagcctatagcactccaggaacaaagggctatccaacacaaaaaaaaattttcagtttgagccggtagttcttgagattagcgcgttcaaacaaacaaacaaacaaactcttcagctttatataatagtatagattattaagTCAATTAGTCTTTCAACGGTATATCTTTTATAGATTTCGTATTCTCAGTGTATCGCGTACCCGTAGTCCCCGGTCTGCATCCACTTGTCGTCCGTCTTGGTGAGGAGCTCCCACTTGCCCTTAGGAAGGCCGCAGATGAGGTCCGCCTTCACGGTCCGCAGCGCGATCACCGGCGCCGGCATAAACCCtgcaattacaatttattagcACGTTGTACAATTACTAGAAAATCTAATTAGTAtactattaaaaacatatatgaTGCATGAAGACAATATAACGGTCATTTATTACATTGTACAATTCCAAAATTCTAATTAATATGTTAtgagaaaaaattatacaatgacCATGGTATTTAATCATGTTTACTTgaatgttatcaaaataaaacattttttttggattttatccccatttttccatattataattttctctacTACCAACcatcgaaataaaaagtatttgttaaACTAAGACATTGTCTATACGTGCTCAAAATTTATTGTCATAACTGtctcggtggagtagttgtactgcatgcgcggaacggcaacgctctgaggtcctgagttcggatcccgggtcgggcaaagtgacatttgggtttttctactcagtaacaGGCTGGAGTCTGgatttgtgaccgatatggcgataggctcgccccctatcatgggtcggaacacacttggcgaaaggtggttctagttgcgcctctgcataccccttcggagataaatgcgtgatgaatTTGTGTTTGTAATATCATCACAGTACCTTGCAGCGCGGCCTCGAACCCCACAGTGGGGTTGACGTTCCTCTCGCCGAGCAGCTTGCGGTAGTTGAGGTCCCCCTTGAACAGTACAGCGACCGCGTACTGCAGCTTGCGGTACATATTGTAGTCGTATTTCTTCATGTCTCTGTACACATGTGGGTATGTCCAGAAGTCGTCGCACTGGAAAATACCGTGTTTTAATCTTTTAACACTATATGTTATATATCTGTtgttaggatatattatatatccgcccggatagcgaccaccgtacacaagatgtctaaaccggccatagtggttcacgtaagtgtgtaatcactgttgtgttccggtttgaacattgtagccagtgtgactactagacataagacttaacatctcatgtctcatggcgagcgcagtggaataccaaacaatagtcagtaattcaaggtgttggtgtttctacagtttatgggcggtcgtatcgcttaccatcagacaaatggtaacctcgtctcgtcattcaaagtaataaaaaaaatattacaattaataataaattaaggaaACACCTACAgcaaatattatacattcattaaacaatattttggaCATTTTTCGTCAATATTGACCCAACCATCCAAAAATATCTGGCTACCCACATTTACTGCAAACGACTAAATACAATATTCAAGCTACTCACCAATACAATAAAGGTCCCATCTTCAACGTATCGCGCCCACTGTTCGCCGATCTCTTTGAGCTTGTCCGATGTGAGGAACTTGGGAGGCTCCACCTCGGGAGGTGCTTCGCCCTCCGGAGGCTCTGAATCATAAGGTGAGGGtagacttaattttttattaaaacggatgacaatttttttatcttaacttCACATAGGTATAACAAAGTAcgatgaacaaaaaaaaaattatgactttttgtctaattaaaaaaaatatatttttttttgagccgaaatttttttttgtgtctttTAGTACTTGGCGCAAACTATACATTCAAAACAACACGTAAATCGAGGTAGTAAGGTTTGAACAACCCTTTTCATATAACAgtgcgaatatattttttgaatcgataatcgatatcgataggATATGAAAATCTCACCAGGCTTGGGTTCTGAAGGCAGTTGTCTATTAAAACTGGCCTTCGCACACGAGTCCACCACGaatctgaaatatttaataaattctatcttatttcattcataaagtattgtttttattaattgccTTGTAGTTTTTGTCAACTGGGATTGAAGATAGAGGACACTGAGCCTTTCTTGCTACAAAAGtcaaaatataccctaccatcagcaaaagaCATTTTCATGTCTACATACTCGcctattctgccgtgctaagcacaAAAgcagtatgtcagggaaaccttatttcgagataatccaagtttgtaaatatagtttcatagttttgtaaataaaactgagatagagataCTCTTTTAagaagttctaaacaagataccattATTTAGGCAAGTTCAATGGAtgggtatttattttgttttttttttaaataccgattttgagcttagcacgacaGATTAGCATACAGtcaaataatagtatattttatattttactaggcccgtgcccaacagtgggacagtataatgtagggctgatattattattattatattataaacaatacttacttGAAATCTCTAGGAGTGACGTCAGACACGAACCAAGGCATCTTCTTCACGTGAAATCTGatctaaaagaatattttatgtacataaacCTCTGATACACACTTTCACGCCTgtcatccccgaaggggtagacagaggtgaaACTAGTGCAAACACCTAGCATGTCACCATatcacaaattctagactccagatACTGAGccaaaaaaccaatatcactacCCAACCCGGGAGTCGAACCAGGGCCCtcccgggcggatataaaatatatcctaccattagcAAACATCAAAATCGACTTACAAgtcacgtttttttttacattcttaGGGGGCtgaatatattttgacaatttattttgtattgattaaCAAATAATCTTCATATGTCGTTTTTTCTTAagtaatatctatatatataaaaatgaatccctatttcccttggtcacgccatcacgcgtgaacggctgaaccgatttcactattttttgtttgttgtgtttgttattgtcaggagaaggttcttatgaaagaaaaaattcaaaaagttgcgcgggaaattagaaaatttaacgaaaatatgaatttcatataactgtcaattgtttgaaataactgtcagcgattgacagaatgcgcgctgcaaattcatagttaagacgggacaacgtctgtcggatcaactagtctttaaatatataaataagtcaaTTATTCTTACTTGttcaaaatatacttactttttgGACAATCTTCTGCGAGATCAAGAAATGCGCTAAACACAAGTCCGCGAATAACTCGTAGCCAGAATTGTCGCACACTATGtctggaaatataaaaaaatatttgtgaaaacttttaattgacCTTACTTTAGCTATATTTACCACTTTTTGTTGTGctagttgtaaataattaataatataatagttgtaagttttcctaaaataaataaaatatcacaacaTTTTAAACCAATAGTAAACGTATTGTCAATGAAATTAGATGGCatatttgcttttaaaaatgaagcttattaaaattaactatttttgggattttattgcgatttttttttaatttttaacctactacaaaaaaggaggaagttctTAACtcgactatatttttatgtttgttaccgcagaacttttctcccgacgttttgaagactttgcagacattattttgttatttttttataacttttaaccGATTTCATAAAAAGGAGGTGGTTTCCAattcgaatgtttttttttaatgtattttacctcaatttttttttaccaacgtTTCAAagtctttgcagccttcatggtcacgggggggactgaagtgttgttcatccgcaaagtcaaagttacaatatctacctacattttataattatacatttttttattttggtatataGCGCAGTTGGAAGCgaactgtcgagacgaatgaccgcaggttcaaaaccaagaGTAGGATAGTGTAggagagatttttttaaataatcatgaCCTGCCCAAATAACGAAAATAACTTACCCAAATTGCAAATTgctaattcaaaaaaataaaatgctatatTCATCTTCATATCACTCATAATACgttaaggtacatgagaatatttaattattacttaattaaattagcttatatagaAATCCCTCACCGAACATGACCGCCTGCGGTACAACCATCTTGGTGGGGCATGGGATCTTGACTTCCTCCGCGGGCTCCCCCTCCGGCGGCGGGGAGGGGGGAGCGGAACCCTTCGCGCTGCCAGGCGCCGAGGGAGGCTGGAATACATACATTACATTATctcactaatatataaaaatggaaaaaattgagaaaatgtttgtaagaagtaaaagaaaaactactgaacggatttcgatgaaatttggcactcgGATAGCACaggtcctggattaacacataggctactttttatcccagtaattggCTTCCATAGGAAATAACgaattttttaatcatatttttttagatggcGTTGTTGTGTTGCAGAGGGCGCTGTAAACAGTATTGTTGGGACTTTTATAGCGAGAAACAACCCGCAGACGAAGCAGCGAGCTAAACCTAGTTACTAGATACATGTTAAATGTGATAAAgcctaaaatgatattttagtaCGTCTGTCTACTGTTCTAACTTATATATGAGGAAActgaatacaataaatatttatctacattaatatataatgctaaagagtttgaacgtgctaatctcaagaactactgcatcgattttgatgattttttactaataccaagctACATTACTCTCTAGTACTGTatgctaatttttatcccaggaaaaacgttttcacgcaggcggaacCGCAGACGAAATCTAGTACAGTGGAACCCGGTTATACAGACATTGAAGGGGCCATTGGACAtggacgctatatccgatagtcgttataaatGATActctttttatatgcatttatataaaGGGACCTTACTctttagtcgttataaccgatgcgtCGTTATAACCGGAGTCATTAcaaccggtttctactgtacTAAATGAATATCTTAATACAGTTTTCCATAAACTTATATCATCGTGAAATTCGCGTGGAATTGTACTCTgcatgccaatttctattgtcaaATATGACGCGATACGTGCTTGTCAcgaactgtcaaaataacgtgtgacaTAGAAAAAAAGACCGCTACCCCCGAGACTCCTTTACTGATACCTAAATTGACTGATGGGCTATGTACTtaaatgtacagtcaaccaaagtGGTTGAATAAATTCGAAACTCAAAGCCACTTCTgcgctttaataaaaaatatatctaaagtaGTCTTGTgtattttagtgaataaaaaacgattgttgctaataaaagaaaagtttagctacttttgttgcCAACTGTACTTCTACATATATACTTAAAACCACTGGAAAACTTTCGCTAAAATTGACATTAAATTGATACGAGATAACCTCATCTTTGCATATCGGCATGCCGGCCAGCGTGGCCAGTCTGTGACAACTGCATTGAAACTTGAACGTTGTGTTCTGTAATGTAGGGACTAATTTACCATGCAATcgtttttcaacattttttttaatttttgctccGGTTAGATCTCTCGTATatagtctatttctgccacaaAGCTGCAGTGTGCAGGCACTCTTGTCATTTACACTGTCAATTACAGGctattataagacttaacatctcatgtctcagaggAAGGCAGTGGAATGCTAGCAgctctttataattaaattctgtACGGTGTTgccactatttatttatttaattttaggaaggcttacagactaatttacaattatacaatatattctaacaaattGCTGACAATAAGCCTCCACCTATAGATAACTTAAATAAGGACCTTATAAGCGAAATTAGGAAGGACTTTTACACggcattacattaaaatttaagccATTATGTCCCTAGGTATTTGATAAAGTATtcaattattagtaaatttatGGATAGTCAAGGCTTTTTGTGGAGGCACGCGAGGGTAGTGCCTCCAAaggaaatatcaaatataacgaAAAGTTTGCTATTAAAAAGTACAGGTATGGAGGAAGGTACAaaaaagacttaaaaaataagtgACAAATGATCAGTTGATATTCGTGTGAGACGAGAGACTTGCTCGTCTCGACATTAGATTTAAAATGTATCTCACCCCTTCAACCGCTTTCGCCATTGCTTCAGCTTTCGCGATCACTTGGTCCGCTATCTTACCGGAATCGTCCACTAATAGCTGGAAACGGAAATATTTGTTAAGTCCTTGCTTCATTTATATGTTGTAAATGATAAatcgttgaaattaaactaattttcggattctatcgcggtgctagtattttattttctcccgacgtttcgaagactttgcagccatggtcacgggggggactgaggtgttgttcatccgtaaagtcaaagttacaatatctacctacattttacaattatacaacttttttaattttttttttttttttttaaattttagctgttggtggtccgatctacgcagaatgagctcacagtgtcttgaagtctggcagccggtcttttgggttccgatttaattaaatgtagaactggatcccaggcttgtgcaagcttccaaccatcttccctattgaaattaggatgttttttaatttcaatagcctcgcgaatcatcctaggcaggaatcggtgttctttggacccatactgataaatatctgaacggtgaatctcatcaccacccaaaacagttagc
Above is a window of Manduca sexta isolate Smith_Timp_Sample1 chromosome 2, JHU_Msex_v1.0, whole genome shotgun sequence DNA encoding:
- the LOC115453516 gene encoding damage-control phosphatase ARMT1 isoform X1; this translates as MSSNANLSRGSSGTGGDNENDWSSPDFIYGGPFIKVEKARPFLDTATPINLELQGTFKKSFAYYSLKERLPIILTKIIDYCSREGSKIKSSNSASDEDVRSYIQYITKLKNDLMTNKKYDLLTEDTAEAKLWNQWIQSADNQYYFTNTWVFTECYVYRRLREGCELSKGLKNFDPFEEQKQTSFTNSLEVMCVVAERLTAMLPESDKDKRKADFITLLKICLWANKCDLSLSMGEQVSLKSKDNIQTTTPSATDQKGGQKPSATQLSDPIDPFQMIIDFKDKLLVDDSGKIADQVIAKAEAMAKAVEGNTTFKFQCSCHRLATLAGMPICKDEPPSAPGSAKGSAPPSPPPEGEPAEEVKIPCPTKMVVPQAVMFDIVCDNSGYELFADLCLAHFLISQKIVQKIRFHVKKMPWFVSDVTPRDFKFVVDSCAKASFNRQLPSEPKPEPPEGEAPPEVEPPKFLTSDKLKEIGEQWARYVEDGTFIVLCDDFWTYPHVYRDMKKYDYNMYRKLQYAVAVLFKGDLNYRKLLGERNVNPTVGFEAALQGFMPAPVIALRTVKADLICGLPKGKWELLTKTDDKWMQTGDYGVIQFCPKAEPLKPADRPCADYGDTCRGVVCPVHKDL
- the LOC115453516 gene encoding damage-control phosphatase ARMT1 isoform X2, with product MSSNANLSRGSSGTGGDNENDWSSPDFIYGGPFIKVEKARPFLDTATPINLELQGTFKKSFAYYSLKERLPIILTKIIDYCSREGSKIKSSNSASDEDVRSYIQYITKLKNDLMTNKKYDLLTEDTAEAKLWNQWIQSADNQYYFTNTWVFTECYVYRRLREGCELSKGLKNFDPFEEQKQTSFTNSLEVMCVVAERLTAMLPESDKDKRKADFITLLKICLWANKCDLSLSMGEQVSLKSKDNIQTTTPSATDQKGGQKPSATQLSDPIDPFQMIIDFKDKLLVDDSGKIADQVIAKAEAMAKAVEGPPSAPGSAKGSAPPSPPPEGEPAEEVKIPCPTKMVVPQAVMFDIVCDNSGYELFADLCLAHFLISQKIVQKIRFHVKKMPWFVSDVTPRDFKFVVDSCAKASFNRQLPSEPKPEPPEGEAPPEVEPPKFLTSDKLKEIGEQWARYVEDGTFIVLCDDFWTYPHVYRDMKKYDYNMYRKLQYAVAVLFKGDLNYRKLLGERNVNPTVGFEAALQGFMPAPVIALRTVKADLICGLPKGKWELLTKTDDKWMQTGDYGVIQFCPKAEPLKPADRPCADYGDTCRGVVCPVHKDL